Proteins encoded in a region of the Canis lupus familiaris isolate Mischka breed German Shepherd chromosome 1, alternate assembly UU_Cfam_GSD_1.0, whole genome shotgun sequence genome:
- the LOC483943 gene encoding nucleoside diphosphate kinase A-like encodes MANSEHTFVAIKPDGVQRNLVGETIKHFEQKGFCLIAMKLIQASEDFLKEHYIDLKDHPFFASLVKYMQSGPVVAMVRKGLNVVKTGQVMLRETNSADSKPGTIHGDFCIQVGRNIIHGSDSVESAEKEIDLWFQPEERVDYKSCAQNWIYECQVMREQTSVLCLFHSLSYP; translated from the coding sequence ATGGCCAACAGTGAACACACCTTCGTTGCCATCAAGCCTGATGGAGTCCAGCGCAACCTTGTGGGAGAGACCATCAAGCATTTCGAGCAAAAGGGATTCTGCCTCATTGCTATGAAATTAATCCAGGCTTCTGAAGACTTTCTCAAGGAGCACTATATTGACCTGAAGGACCATCCATTCTTTGCCAGCCTGGTGAAGTACATGCAGTCAGGGCCTGTGGTTGCCATGGTGCGGAAGGGCCTGAATGTGGTGAAGACAGGCCAAGTGATGCTCAGAGAGACCAACTCTGCAGATTCCAAACCTGGGACCATCCATGGGGACTTTTGCATCCAAGTTGGCAGGAACATTATCCATGGCAGCGATTCTGTGGAGAGTGCAGAGAAGGAGATTGACTTGTGGTTCCAGCCTGAAGAGCGGGTGGATTACAAGAGCTGTGCTCAGAACTGGATTTATGAGTGCCAAGTGATGAGGGAGCAGACCTCAGTGCTCTGCCTGTTCCATTCCCTCTCCTACCCATGA